The Delphinus delphis chromosome 2, mDelDel1.2, whole genome shotgun sequence genome contains a region encoding:
- the ITPKA gene encoding inositol-trisphosphate 3-kinase A: MTLPGGPTGMARPGGAGPCSPGLERAPRRSVGELRLLFEARCAAVAAAAAAGEPRARGAKRRGGQIPNGLPRAPPAPVIPQLTVTAEEPDVTPASPGPPKPEGGWLPAVGSSHLQQPRRLSTSSLSSTGSSSLPEDSEDDLLSDSESRSRGNVQLETSEDVVQKSHWQKIRTMVNLPVMSPFKKRYSWVQLAGHTGSFKAGSSGMILKRSSEPERYCLARLMADALRGCVPAFHGVVERDGESYLQLQDLLDGFDGPCVLDCKMGVRTYLEEELTKARERPKLRKDMYKKMLAIDPGAPTEEEHAQRAVTKPRYMQWREGISSSTTLGFRIEGIKKADGSCSTDFKTTRSREQVIRVFQEFVQGDAEVLRRYLNRLQQIRDTLEVSEFFRKHEVIGSSLLFVHDHCHRAGVWLIDFGKTTPLPDGQTLDHRRPWEEGNREDGYLLGLDNLIGILASLAER; this comes from the exons ATGACCCTGCCCGGGGGCCCGACGGGCATGGCGCGACCGGGAGGCGCGGGGCCCTGCAGCCCCGGGCTGGAGCGGGCCCCGCGCCGGAGTGTCGGGGAGCTGCGCCTGCTTTTCGAGGCGCGCTGCGCCGcggtcgccgccgccgccgccgcagggGAGCCCCGGGCCCGCGGGGCCAAGCGGCGGGGGGGACAGATCCCCAACGGGCTTCCGCGGGCTCCCCCTGCCCCGGTGATCCCGCAGCTGACTGTGACGGCCGAGGAGCCGGACGTGACCCCGGCCAGCCCCGGGCCGCCCAAGCCGGAGGGTGGCTGGCTCCCGGCCGTGGGCTCGTCGCACCTGCAGCAGCCGCGCCGCCTCTCCACCTCGTCGCTCTCCTCCACTGGCTCCTCGTCGCTGCCCGAGGACTCGGAGGACGATCTTCTGAGCGACAGCGAGAGCCGGAGCCGCGGCAACGTGCAGCTGGAAACGAGCGAGGACGTGGTTCAG AAAAGCCACTGGCAGAAGATCCGGACCATGGTGAATCTGCCCGTCATGAGCCCTTTCAAGAAGCGCTACTCCTGGGTGCAGCTGGCAGGGCACACGG GGAGTTTCAAGGCGGGCAGCAGCGGGATGATTCTGAAGCGTAGCTCAGAGCCCGAGCGCTACTGCCTGGCACGGCTCATGGCGGACGCGCTGCGCGGCTGCGTGCCCGCCTTCCACGGTGTGGTGGAGCGCGACGGCGAGAGCTACCTGCAGTTGCAGGACCTGCTCGACGGCTTCGATGGGCCCTGCGTACTTGACTGCAAGATGGGCGTCAG GACTTACCTGGAAGAGGAGCTGACCAAAGCCCGCGAGCGGCCCAAGCTGCGGAAGGACATGTACAAGAAGATGCTGGCCATAGACCCTGGGGCACCCACCGAGGAGGAGCACGCGCAGCGCGCGGTCACTAAGCCGCGCTACATGCAGTGGCGAGAAGGCATCAGCTCCAGTACCACGCTCGGCTTCCGCATCGAGGGCATTAAG aaagcCGACGGCTCCTGCAGCACAGACTTCAAGACCACGCGAAGCCGGGAGCAGGTGATTCGCGTCTTCCAGGAGTTTGTGCAAGGGGATGCCGAAGTGCTG aggaGGTATCTGAACCGCCTGCAGCAGATCCGGGACACACTGGAGGTCTCTGAGTTCTTTAGGAAGCACGAG GTGATCGGCAGCTCGCTCCTCTTCGTGCATGATCACTGCCACCGCGCCGGCGTATGGCTCATCGACTTCGGCAAGACCACGCCCCTCCCCGACGGCCAGACCCTGGACCACCGGCGGCCCTGGGAGGAGGGCAACCGAGAGGACGGCTACTTGCTGGGGCTGGACAATCTCATTGGCATCCTGGCCAGCCTGGCTGAGAGATGA
- the LTK gene encoding LOW QUALITY PROTEIN: leukocyte tyrosine kinase receptor (The sequence of the model RefSeq protein was modified relative to this genomic sequence to represent the inferred CDS: inserted 9 bases in 6 codons; deleted 2 bases in 1 codon; substituted 4 bases at 4 genomic stop codons): MGAILCSSMGSQAPFPPSSPLPRPVPSPWVLDIATPPSRFEPASPLIPPGPEGRWLFSTCRANSXHGPTQCGRDYTGSSVVVTXGAAGPLKGVQLWWALGAGQPLISAYGAAGGKGAKNHLSPAHGVFLSAVFPLGHGELPYILVGQQEEDACPKVSGATSSFCLGESPAAEEHAATEGIGGVPGSRSWAGVGADGGXATAVFRLRARELEPLLVAAGGGGRAYLRREDRGRTQATPEKLQNRSAAPGSXARGGAAGGGEGWTSRVPSPPAGRSPRKGAEGGQGCREAWATLGWASAGGFTGDGGGHPGGDASEADILWADGEDGVSFIHPNRELYLQPLPVMESHGEVEIRLYLNRGHCLLKICQWQAELQLARCMCPEGMELAADNITCMDPLILMVAVMLILTLRLPMVCGVQILVNHKKWQGLWWMRLPGPELQLSKLTSTIRTTPNPYYFQVGLGPAQSWPLPPGLTEVSPSNLSSCRALGRGAFGEVYAGLVIGLPGDPSPLQVTIKTLPELCSQQDQLDFLMETLSSGTPGARGRRGRTLRCVGLSMQAAPGPVLLELMSGGDMKSFLRHRWPHQGQPSPLAMQDLLQLAWDIAQGCHYLEENHFIHRDIAARNCLPSCTRPSQVAKTGDLGMASTIYRASYXRKGSQALLPVKXMPPEAFLEGIFTSKTDSWSFGVLLWEISLDYVPYSWHPDQEVLGFVIXGGSMDPLRGSPRPVYHFMTQCWQHELELHRSFASILEXLQYRTQNPDVLNSPLPVELGPILEEEXGLGSLSLGDLRCPQTQEPSLRSLKSWGGNLLGPWXLKPSKSRGLQPQNLWNPTYGSWVPKGPEGEDSGTEGSSSSLYSSPGF, translated from the exons ATGG GTGCCATTCTCTGCTCCAGCATGGGGTCCCAGGCCCCTTTTCCCCCCTCCTCACCCTTGCCCCGGCCGGTTCCAAGCCCCTGGGTCCTGGACATCGCC ACACCGCCTAGCCGCTTTGAGCCAGCCTCTCCCCTAATTCCCCCAG GCCCAGAGGGGCGTTGGCTGTTCTCCACCTGCAGGGCCAACAGCTGACACGGGCCCACACAGTGTGGCCGGGACTACACCGGCAGCAGTGTGGTGGTGA GTGGGGCCGCTGGGCCTCTGAAAGGTGTGCAGTTGTGGTGGGCACTGGGCGCCGGCCAGCCTCT GATCTCAGCCTATGGAGCCGCGGGCGGCAAAGGTGCCAAGAACCACCTGTCACCGGCGCATGGAGTCTTCCTCTCCGCCGTTTTCCCGCTTGGTCACGGGGAGCTGCCTTACATCCTCGTAGGGCAGCAGGAAGAGGACGCCTGTCCGAAAGTAAGCGGAGCCA CCAGCTCGTTCTGTCTCGGAGAGTCTCCGGCCGCTGAGGAGCACGCGGCGACGGAGGGGATCGGAGGGGTTCCGGGGTCGCGGAGCTGGGCAGGAGTCGGAGCGGATGGGGG TGCAACCGCCGTCTTTCGG CTGCGCGCACGCGAGCTGGAGCCGCTGCTGGTGGCGGCCGGAGGAGGCGGTCGGGCGTACCTGAGGCGGGAGGACCGAGGCCGGACTCAGGCCACCCCCGAAAAACTGCAGAACCGCTCGGCGGCTCCGGGAA GCGCGAGAGGCGGGGcggcgg GTGGAGGGGAAGGCTGGACGTCGCGGGTCCCCTCTCCGCCGGCCGGCCGCTCACCGCGGAAGGGAGCGGAGGGtggccagggctgcagggaggCCTGGGCTACGCTTGGCTGGGCCTCAGCCGGCGGCTTCACTGGAGACGGCGGCGGCCACCCGG GGGGCGATGCCTCAGAGGCTGACATCCTCTGGGCTGATGGGGAAGATGGGGTATCCTTCATACACCCCAACAGAGAGCTCTACCTGCAGCCTCTGCCAG TCATGGAGAGCCATGGAGAGGTGGAGATTCGATTATACCTCAATCGTGGTCATTGCCTTTTGAAAATCTGCCAATGGCAGGCAGAGCTCCAGTTGGCCAGATGCATGTGCCCAGAGGGCATGGAGCTGGCTGCAGATAACATCACCTGCATGG ACCCTTTGATTCTGATGGTGGCTGTGATGTTGATCTTGACACTGAGACTCCCTATGGTGTGTGGGGTCCAGATTCTGG TGAACCATAAGAAGTGGCAGGgcctgtggtggatgaggctgccaggccctgagctCCAGCTGAGCAAGCTTACCTCCACCATCAGGACAACCCCCAACCCCTACTACTTCCAGGTGGGGCTTGGCCCAGCCCAGtcctggcctctgcccccagggCTTACGGAGGTTTCCC CTTCCAACCTGTCTTCCTGCAGAGCCCTGGGCCGTGGTGCCTTTGGAGAGGTCTATGCGGGACTGGTGATTGGCCTTCCTGgggaccccagccccctgcaggtGACTATCAAG ACTCTGCCGGAACTCTGCTCTCAACAGGACCAGCTGGATTTCCTCATGGAGACACTATCATCAGGCACACCTGGGGCCAGGGGCAGGCgtggaag GACACTGCGCTGCGTGGGGCTCAGCATGCAGGCTGCCCCTGGCCCAGTTCTGCTGGAGTTGATGTCTGGAGGGGACATGAAGAGTTTCCTGAGGCATAGGTGGCCACA CCAGGGCCAGCCATCACCTTTGGCCATGCAAGACCTTCTCCAGCTGGCTTGGGACATAGCCCAGGGTTGCCACTACCTGGAGGAAAATCACTTCATCCACAG GGACATTGCTGCCAGGAACTGCCTGCCGAGCTGCACCAGACCCAGCCAAGTGGCCAAGACTGGGGACTTGGGGATGGCAAGCACTATCTACAG GGCCAGTTATTAACGCAAGGGGAGCCAGGCTCTGCTGCCTGTCAAGTAGATGCCCCCagaggccttcctggagggcaTCTTCACATCCAAGACAGACTCCTG GTCTTTTGGAGTGCTGCTCTGGGAGATCTCACTGGACTACGTGCCCTACTCCTGGCACCCCGATCAGGAGGTGCTGGGCTTCGTCATCTGAGGGGGCTCGATGGACCCTCTCAGGGGCTCTCCAAGGCCTGT gtACCATTTCATGACCCAGTGCTGGCAGCATGAGCTTGAACTTCACCGTAGTTTTGCCAGCATCTTGG GTCTTCAGTACCGCACTCAG AACCCTGATGTGCTGAATTCACCCCTTCCAGTGGAACTGGGACCCatcctggaggagga ggggctggggagccTATCTTTGGGGGACCTAAGATGTCCACAGACCCAAGAACCAAGTTTGAGGAGCTTGAAGAGCTGGGGAGGGAACCTCCTTGGCCCCTG CCTCAAGCCCTCCAAATCCAGGGGTCTCCAACCTCAGAACCTTTGGAATCCCACCTATGGTTCCTGGGTCCCAAAGGGCCCTGAGGGTGAGGACTCTGGCACTGAGGGTAGCAGTTCCTCCCTGTACTCCTCCCCAGGCTTCTAG